The Canis lupus dingo isolate Sandy chromosome 4, ASM325472v2, whole genome shotgun sequence genome contains a region encoding:
- the LOC112652662 gene encoding 40S ribosomal protein S21: protein MQNDAGEFVDLYVPRKCSASNRIIGAKDHASIQMNVAEVDKVTGRFNGQFKTYAICGAIRRMGESDDSILRLAKADGIVSKNF, encoded by the coding sequence ATGCAGAACGACGCCGGCGAGTTCGTGGACCTGTACGTGCCGCGGAAATGCTCCGCCAGCAACCGCATCATCGGCGCCAAGGACCACGCGTCCATCCAGATGAACGTGGCCGAGGTTGACAAGGTGACCGGCAGGTTCAACGGGCAGTTCAAGACCTACGCTATCTGCGGGGCCATTCGCAGGATGGGCGAGTCTGATGACTCCATCCTCCGGCTGGCCAAGGCCGACGGCATCGTTTCAAAGAACTTCTGA